In Streptomyces sp. P9-A4, the genomic window TTCATCAACGGCAAGCAGTTCAAGTCGTACCGCGGCATGGGTTCGCTCGGCGCCATGCAGTCCCGCGGCCAGGGCAGGTCGTACTCGAAGGACCGCTACTTCCAGGCCGAGGTCACCTCCGACGACAAGCTCGTGCCCGAGGGCATCGAGGGCCAGGTGCCGTACCGCGGCCCGCTCTCCAACGTCCTGCACCAGCTCGTCGGCGGTCTTCGCCAGACCATGGGCTATGTGGGTGCCGCCACGGTCGAGGAGATGGAGTCCAAGGGCCGCTTCGTGCGGATCACCTCCGCGGGCCTCAAGGAGAGCCACCCGCACGACATCCAGATGACGGTCGAGGCGCCGAACTACAGCAGGAAGTAACACAGCGCGACGCGTGGGGGCGGTTCCGGAACACGACCGGAACCGCCCCTCACGCTTGTGTCGGGGATACTGGTAGGCGCAGACGTAGAGGGAAAGGCCACACATCGTGACTGAGATCGAGATCGGGCGCGGCAAGCGCGGCCGCAGGGCGTACGCGTTCGACGACATCGCCGTCGTCCCGAGCCGGCGCACCCGGGACCCGAAGGAGGTCTCGATCGCCTGGCAGATCGACGCCTACCGGTTCGAGCTGCCGTTCCTGGCCGCGCCGATGGACTCGGTCGTCTCGCCGCAGACCGCCATCCGCATCGGCGAGCTGGGCGGCCTGGGCGTGCTGAACCTGGAGGGTCTCTGGACCCGGTACGAGGACCCGCAGCCGCTGCTCGACGAGATCGCCCAGCTGGACGAGGCGTCCGCGACCCGCCGTCTGCAGGAGATCTACTCCGCGCCGATCAAGGAAGAGCTGATCGGGCAGCGCATCAAGGAGGTGCGCGACTCCGGTGTCGTCACCGCCGCCGCGCTCTCCCCGCAGCGCACCGCGCAGTTCTCCAAGGCCGTGGTCGACGCGGGCGTGGACCTGTTCGTCATCCGCGGTACGACGGTCTCCGCCGAGCACGTCTCCGGCGCGTCCGAGCCGCTGAACCTGAAGCAGTTCATCTACGAGCTGGACGTCCCGGTCATCGTCGGCGGCTGCGCCACGTACACCGCGGCCCTGCACCTGATGCGCACCGGCGCGGCGGGCGTCCTGGTCGGCTTCGGCGGCGGCGCCGCGCACACCACCCGTAACGTGCTGGGCATCCAGGTCCCGATGGCGACCGCGGTCGCCGACGTGGCCGCGGCCCGCCGCGACTACATGGACGAGTCCGGCGGCCGGTACGTGCACGTCATCGCCGACGGCGGCGTCGGCTGGTCCGGCGACCTGCCGAAGGCCATCGCCTGCGGTGCCGACTCGGTCATGATCGGTTCCCCGCTGGCCCGTGCCACGGACGCGCCCGGCAAGGGCCACCACTGGGGCATGGAGGCCGTCCACGAGGACGTGCCGCGCGGCAAGCTGGTCGACCTGGGCATCGTCGGCACCACCGAGGAGATCCTCGCGGGCCCGTCGCACACCCCGGACGGCTCGATGAACTTCTTCGGCGCCCTGCGCCGCGCGATGGCCACGACGGGCTACAGCGAGCTCAAGGAGTTCCAGCGCGTCGAGGTCACGGTCGCGGACGCGCAGCACAAGCGCTGACCCCGTAGATCCGTACGCGAAGGGGCCCCGCACCGGGTGGTGCGGGGCCCCTTCGGCGTACGCGCGACTACGCGGCGGCCTTCCTGGCGCCGGAGAAGGCGGCGAAGGCGGCGAGGGCGAAGAACAGGAACGTGAGCGGGTCCAGGTCTTCCTTCCAGGCCTCGGTGAGCAGGTCGAAGTGCTCGAAGAAGATCTCGGTGGCGGAGGCGTTCAGCTGCTTGGCGCCGATGATCGAGAGGGCGACCAGCTGGCCGAGGTACACCGAGCCGAGCGAGAGCACGGCGCTGACCACGGACAGCACGGGGTTGCTGCCGCCGGCCTTGCCCGCCGCGAAGCCGATGAGGAAGCCGACGCCGACGGCGGCCCAGCCGATCTCGCGCTCGACGGCGCCGGCGATGCCGCCGTACACCCCGCCCGCGACGAGCGCCGCGACCAGGGCGGCCACCAGGCCGAGACCCACGTTGCCGCGGGCCGGGGCGGGCGGCGGGGCCATCGGGTAGGGCTGGGGCGCGGCGCCTTCGGCGAAGGGATTGCCGGGCGGCGGAACGGGCTGAGACATGGTGGTGATCCCCCTGGGACACATGGCGCACGTGTGTGCGAACAAGAGCCCGGAGACTAACAGCCCGGTCCGACACCCGCCCGGGAGATCTCAGAGGCGGTGGGCCGAGCCCGTGGGGGTGGCGCCCCGGGTGTCGAGGAGGAGCTGGGCCTTGACCGAGAGGCCCTGGAGGTCGTACGTGCGGTGCTGCTGGAGCAGCACCGTCAGATCGGCGTGGGCGGCGGCCTCGTAGAGGGAGTCCGCGCGCGGGACGGGGAGTTCCCGGACGCGCCAGTCGGGGACGTGCGGGTCGTGGTAGCTGACGGCCGCGCCCAGGTCCATCAGACGCCGGGCGATCTCGTCGGCGGGGGAGCCCTGGCGGTCGGGGAGGTCGGGCTTGTAGGTGATGCCGAGGAGCAGGACGCGGGCCCCGCGGGCCGACTTGCCGTGCTCGTTGAGAAGGGTGGCGGCGCGCTGGACGACGTACTGCGGCATGCGCTCGTTGACCTGCCCGGCGAGTTCGACCAGCCGGAGCGGGCGGTGGGCGCCGACGGTGTCGACGGGGACGCCGTGGCCGCCCACCCCCGGGCCCGGCCGGAAGGCCTGGAAGCCGAAGGGCTTGGTCTCGGCGCAGCGGATGACGTCCCAGAGGTCGACGCCGAGTTCGTGGCAGAGCACCGCCATCTCGTTGACCAGGGCGATGTTGACGTGCCGGAAGTTGGTCTCGAGGAGCTTGACCGTCTCCGCCTCGCGGGGGCCACGCGCGCGTACCACCTTGTCGGTGAGCCGGCCGTAGAAGGCGGCCGCCGATTCGGTGCAGGCCGGGGTGAGGCCGCCGATGACCTTGGGGGTGCCGGCGAAGCCGTGGGTGCGGCTGCCGGGGTCGAGGCGGCCGGGGGAGTACGCGAGGTGGAAGTCGCGGCCGGCGCGGAGGCCCGAGCCCTCTTCGAGGAGGTCGCGGAGCAGGCCCTCGGTGGTGCCGGGCGGGACGGGCGACTCCAGGAGGACGGTGGTGTGGGGGCGCAGCCGGGCGGCGAGCGCGCGGGCCGCGTCGGTCACGGTGGTGAGGTCGAGGGTGCGGTCGGGGGCGAGGGGGGTCGGGGCGCAGATGACGGCGGTGCGGACCCGGCCGAGTTCGGTGGGGTCGGCGGTCGGCCGGAAGCGCCCGGAGAGCATCCGGCGGATCTCCGGGACGGTGAGGGAGCCGTCGACCGGGGACCGGCCCGCGGCGAGATCGGCGACGGGCCGGGGGTCGGTGTCGTAGCCGATGGTGTCGACGCCTGCGGCGGCGGCGGCCTGGGCGAGAGGGAGTCCGTGGTGGCCGAGGCCGATGACGGCGAGATCAGCGGGCATGGAGGTGGACCGTCCTTCCCAGTAGCCGGAGGGCACGCGCGGCGCAAGCCCGGTGGACAGAAGGGGTCGAGCGCAATGTCAGACTAGGCGTAAATATGACCGATATGCCGCATTGTGGGGCCGAAGGTCATCGAGTGTTATCCACAGGTCGGCGGCGAGGCGGTGGCTGAAGTCGCCGGGGCGGGACAGAATCGAGCTGTGAGCCGGACCACACGCGGTCCGGTTCGCGTGTCGGTGAGAAGCGAACGACGCGCGACGACGAGGACGACAGGGACTACGGGAACGACAGGAACGACGGGAGCCGCAGCCGTGAGGACAGCGACACTGGGACCCGCCGAGCGCACCGAGGCGCTCGCGGCCATGGCCGAGCGTGAGTTGGACGTGCTGGTCGTCGGCGCCGGAGTGGTCGGCGCGGGGACCGCCCTCGACGCCGTCACGAGAGGGCTCTCCACCGGCATCGTCGAGGCCCGCGACTGGGCCTCCGGCACCTCCAGCCGGTCCAGCAAGCTCATCCACGGCGGCCTGCGCTATCTGGAGATGCTGGACTTCGCCCTGGTCAGAGAAGCCCTCAAGGAGCGCGGTCTGCTCCTGGAGCGGCTCGCACCCCATCTGGTGAAGCCGGTCCCGTTCCTCTATCCGCTCCAGCACAAGGGCTGGGAGCGGTTCTACGCGGGCTCCGGCGTCGCGCTGTACGACGCGATGTCGCTCTCCTCCGGCCACGGCCGGGGCCTCCCCGTCCACCGGCACCTCTCCCGGCGCTCGGCCCTGCGGGTCGCCCCCTGCCTGCGGAAGGACGCGCTCGTCGGCGCCCTCCAGTACTACGACGCCCAGATGGACGACGCCCGCTTCGTCACCACCCTCGTGCGCACCGCCGCCTCCTACGGCGCCAGGGCCGCGAGCCGGGCCCGCGTCACCGGCTTCCTGCGCGAGGGCGAGCGGGTCGTCGGCGCGCGCGTCCAGGACGTCGAGGCCGGTCTCGCGTACGAGATCCGGGCCAAGCAGATCGTCAACGCCACCGGGGTGTGGACCGACGACACCCAGGCCCTCATCGGCGAGCGCGGCCAGTTCCACGTCCGCGCCTCCAAGGGCATCCACCTCGTCGTCCCCAAGGACCGGATCCACTCGACCACCGGACTCATCCTGCGCACCGAGAAGTCCGTTCTCTTCGTGATCCCCTGGGGCCGCCACTGGATCGTCGGCACCACGGACACCGAGTGGGACCTCGACAAGGCCCACCCCGCCGCGTCCAGCGCCGACATCGACTACCTCCTTGAGCATGTGAACACCGTGCTCTCCACGCCCCTCACCCGCGACGACGTCCAGGGCGTCTACGCGGGCCTGCGGCCCCTGCTCGCCGGCGAGTCGGACGCCACGAGCAAGCTCTCGCGCGAGCACACTGTCGCCCACCCCGTCCCCGGCCTCGTCGTGGTGGCAGGCGGCAAGTACACGACGTACCGCGTCATGGCGAAGGACGCCGTCGACGAGGCCGTGCACGGCCTCGATCAGCGCGTCGCCCCCTGCGTCACCGAGGACACCCCGCTCCTCGGCGCCGAGGGCTATCGGGCCCTGTGGAACGCGCGGGCCAGGATCGCCGCGCGCACCGGCCTCCACGTCGTCCGCGTCGAGCACCTCCTCAACCGCTACGGCTCCCTGACGGAGCAGATCCTCGACCTCGTCGCCGAGGATCCCGCCCTGGGCGAACCGCTCGCGGCGGCCGACGACTACCTGCGCGCCGAGATCGTCTACGCCGCCTCGCACGAGGGCGCCCGCCACCTCGACGACGTCCTCACCCGGCGGACCAGGATCTCCATCGAGACCTTCGACCGGGGCACCCGCAGCGCCCGCGAGTGCGCCGAGCTGATGGCGCCCGTCCTCGGCTGGGACGACCGGCAGATCGAGAAGGAGGTCGAGCACTACGAGAAGCGGGTCGAGGCGGAGCGCGAGTCGCAGCGGCAGCCCGACGACCTGACGGCCGACGCGGCGCGGCTCGGGGCGCCGGACATCGTGCCGATCTGACAGTACGTCCGGGTCGCCCGATTCCGGTGGGAACCTGGGGGGTGTGCGGGGGCGTCGTCATCCCGGAGTACGGACCCGGGGGCGCCACCCGTCCCGAGGTGAGGGACAATGGGCTCTCTTCCAGGGCGGGTTACCGCATCGCGCGGGAAGCGGCAGACGCGGCGAAGATCAGGGATCGCAGAGGGGACGCATGTCGGAGGCGGAGCAGTCGCGGGACACGGCGAAGGACCCCAGGCGGGACGCCGCCGCGGGGGCCGCGACCGACGGCGACCGAGGAGTGGTCCCGGCAGCGCGTGAGCCTGAGCGGGACGTACGGGACGCGGACGAGGACGCGCAGGTCAGCCGGGGTGCGCGAGACTCGGAGGACGGGCGCGGGAGCGATCCGGAGCCCAGGTCGGAACCGAAGCCGGGGCTTGACTCGGGGCCGGGCTCGGAGCCCGGGTCGGCGTCGGGGCCGGGATCGGCGCCCGAGTCGGCGTCGGGCCCCGAGGGCGCTAAGGGCCCTCAGGACGTGCCGTCTGACGGTGCTAAGGGCCCTCAGGACGTGCCGTCTGACGGTGCGACGGGTCCGGCGGGATCCGGCACCGGGACCGGAGCCGGCGGTGGTGGCGACGATGCCGCCCTGGCCGGGCGGCTGCGGGGGACCGAGCCGTCGACCGGGCGGGCCGGGTTCGGCGCCGGGGACGGCGACGGCGGGAGCGACCGCCGGTCGGCACCGGGCGCGGCCTCCGCGCGCGGCACCGGCGGAGACCGGATGCGCAAGGCCGCGGCCGGCGAAGGCCGGCTGCTCGCGGGCCGCTACCGCCTCGGCGCGGTCCTCGGGCGCGGCGGCATGGGCACGGTGTGGCGCGCGGTCGACGAGACCCTCGGCCGTACCGTCGCGGTCAAGGAACTCCGCTTCCCCACCAGCATCGACGACGACGAGAAGCGACGCCTCATCACCCGGACCCTGCGCGAGGCCAAGGCCATCGCCCGGATCCGCAACAACGGCGCCGTGACCGTGTACGACGTCGTCGACGAGGACGACCGTCCGTGGATCGTCATGGAACTCATCGAGGGCAAGTCCCTCGCGGACGCCGTGCGCGAGGACGGCACCCTCACGCCTCGGCGCGCCGCCGAGGTCGGCCTCGCCATCCTCGACGTGCTGCGCTCGGCCCACCGCGAGGGCATCCTGCACCGCGACGTGAAGCCGTCCAACGTGCTGATCGCCGAGGACGGCCGGGTCGTCCTCACCGACTTCGGCATCGCCCAGGTGGAGGGCGACCCCTCGATCACCTCCACCGGCATGCTCGTCGGCGCCCCCTCGTACATCTCCCCGGAGCGCGCCCGCGGCCACAAGCCCGGCCCCGCCGCGGACATGTGGTCGCTCGGCGGCCTGATCTACGCGGCGGTCGAGGGCAGCCCGCCGTACGACAAGGGTTCCGCCATCGCCACCCTCACGGCGGTGATGACCGAGCCGGTCGACCCGCCGAAGAACGCGGGACCCGAGCTGGAGAAGGTCATCTACGGCCTGCTCGCCAAGGATCCCGCCCAGCGGCTCGACGACGCCGGCGCGCGCGTGCTGCTGCGCGCCGTGCTCGACGCTCCCGCGGCGGCGCCCCAGGTCTCGCCCGAGGTCACCAGGGTCGTACCGCTGCCGCCCCGCCCCGAGGGGACTCCGGGGGCGCCGGTGGGACCGGCGGCACCCGCGGCCGGCCAGGACAGGACGACCGACGCCGCCGACCGGATGCGGGGCGCCCTGAAGTCCGTACGCAACGCGGCGGCCTCGGTGAAGCCCGAATCCACGCCGGTGGCGCACGGGAACGCACACGCGGGCGCGGGCTCCGCGCAGCAGCGGGGCACCGGCCGGCCGGCCCCGGCGCGCGCCCCGCTCACCGATGTCGTGCCGCGCCGCACGCTGGTGATCATCGCCGCCGTCGTGGTGCTCGCCCTGCTCGGGACGATCCTCGCGGTCTCTCTCGGCGGTGGCGACGAGGGCGACCAGGGCAAGGGCGACGGGGGCACCACCTCCTCGGCCGGTGCCTCGGCCGGCGGTGACGGCTCCGGCGGCGCCGGAGCGGACGGCGGCAAGGGACAGACCTCCGGCGGCCCCGGCCAGCAGGGCGGCGTGCAGCCGGGGGACAGCGGATCCAACGGTTCGACGGGCGCGAACGGCACCACCGGCGCCACGAACGGGGCCAACGGGACGAACGGCAACGGCGTCACGCCGTCCGGGAAGCCCGGCGGCGCGGGCGCGCAACTGCCCGCCGGCTACACCCTCGTCACCAGCGACCGCTTCCACTTCTCGATGGCGATGCCCTCGACCTTCCGGGTCCGCTCGATACCGGGCTACAGCGGTGGCGGGATATTCAGCGAGAGCGGCGGCTTCCCGCGCATCCAGGTCGACTTCAACGGCAGCCCGAAGGACGACGCGGCGAGCGCCTGGGAGCTGGGCAAGATCGGCGTCGCCGCCACCAGCAAGAACTACAAGCACTTCGGCATCAGGACCGTCTCGTACAAGGGCTACCCGACCGTCGCGGACTGGGAGTTCGAGCGGACCCAGCAGGGCATGACCGTCCATGTGCTCAACCGCGGCTTCAAGGTGGACGCCAAGCGCGGCTACTCCATCATGATCAGCTGCAAGGCGGACGAGTGGAACGGCGCGGAGTGCCGGACGCTGCGGGAGACGGCGTTCGCTACGTTCAGCCCCAAGGACTGACCGCCGGGCCGTATCGTGAGAGTTCGAGGACCGTACGAAGTCGAACAGAGCCGTTGACTGCACGGTGCCGGACCGAATGTGACCGACTCGCGTGACCCCGTACGACCCCGAGCGGTCGGCGGGGTCCGGGGGGCCACGGGGGACAGCGTGCGCGCGTGGGGAGGCGTCGTGGACGACTACGCGGGAAGGGTGCTGGCGGACCGCTACCGCCTGCCGCTGCCGCCGGTGGACGCGGACGCGGACGCGGACGTGTACGACCTGGCCGAGACACGGGCCTTCGACACCTACAGCGGTCAGGAGGTCCTGGTCCGCCAGGTGCCGCTGCCGGAGTTCGTCGACGCCGAGGTGCTCGACGGCGAGGGCGGTGCCGCAGGCTCGCACGGCAGTGCGGGGCGGGCCACTCGCCGCCCTGCCGAGCCCGTCGTACGCCGGGCGATAGAGGCGGCCCAGGCCGCCGCGCAGATCCCCGACCACCCCCTCCTCGACCAGGTCTTCGACGTCTTCGCGGAGGCCGGCTCGCTGTGGATAGTGAGCGAACGCATCGAGGCCCGCCCGCTGGCGGCGCTCCTCGCCGAGCGGCCCCTCAACCCCTACCGGGCCGCCGAGATCGGCGCCGACGTCCTCACCGCCCTGCGTGCCCTCCACGCCCACGGCTGGGTGCACCGCAACATCACCGCCCGGACCGTACTCGTCTGCGACGACGGCCGGGTGGTCCTCACGGGCCTCGCGGTCGGCGCGGCCGAGGAGGCCCTCTGCGGATACGCCCCGGTGCCGGACCCGGACGCGGAGCCGCCCGCCCCGGGGTGGGACTCGCCGACGGGGGAGGACGACGAGGACGAGGACGCCCCGGGGGACCGGGACGGCTACGGGGACGAGGACGGCTTCGGGGGGTACGGGGCCGAGGGGTACGGCTCCGACGGGCGGGGCGTCCAGGTGTACGGCGCCGAGGCCTACGGCTCCGACGGGCAGGGTGGCCAGGAGTACGGATCCGAGGAGTACGGCTCCGAGGTCTACGCCTCCGACCTGTACGAGGTGGAGGTCTACGAGGAGACCGACGAGCAGGTCCCCTACGGGGCGGCACCGGCCCCGGACCCTGATGTGGTCGGCCCGGACCCGTACGGGCAGGCGCGGACCCCGGACCCGGACCCGTACGCGGACGTGGAGGTCGACCCGGACCCCGCCCCCGGCACCGTCCCCGACGTGTACGGCGTCGACCCCTACGGGCGGGCCACCCCCGCTCCCCCCGCCGAGACACAGCCCGCCGCCGCGCCGCCCACCGCCGACGTGCGGGCCGCGCGGGCCGGGGCCATCGCCGCGTACCGGGCCGGGGCCCGTGCCGCCGCCCGGCTGGGCGAGACCGGGGCGCTCCCCGTCCAGCGGCCCGCGCCGTCCGACCCGCCCGAACTGCCCCCGCCCCCGCCGCCGACGGCCCAGGCGGTCGGCGCACCCGAGCCGCAGTGGTGGGCCCGGGTGGCGGACGACGACGAGGACGAGGACGACGGCGACGAGCCGCACGGGGACGGTGGTCCGCCGCCCGGCCGGCCGCCGCGCCTGATGCTGGCCGGCAGCTGGAGCGACGGCCCGCACAGCTCTCGGGACGGCTCGGGACCGATCTCCGCCGGTGGCGGTTCGGGGGGTACGGGAGGCGCGGGAGGTTCGGGCCCCGGCAGGGGCCCCGTGCTGCCCGGTTCCGGCCGCCCGGCCCTGCCCGCCGGGTACACGGCCGCGACCCCGGACCCCGCCCGGCTCCCGGTCCCGGCCGGCGCCCGCGAGGACGCGCCGGTCGCGATCCCCGCGCAGGCACACCGCGGTCCCACCACCCGGCTCGCCGCCGAGCGGGCCCGGCAGACCCGGATCGCGGTCGTCGGCGCCGTCACGGAGCGCTGGGCGCCCGAACAGGCCGGTCCCGTCCACGAGAACTGGCGGCTCGCCCCGCCGATCGGCCCCGCGACCGACCTGTGGGCGCTCGGCGCGCTCCTCTACCGGGCCGTCCAGGGGCACGCCCCGTACCCGGAGGACAGCGCGGCCGAGCTGGTCCAGCTGGTCTGCGCCGAGCCGCCCGCCTTCGCGGAGGAGTGCGGGCCGCTGCGCCCGGTCGTGGAGTCGCTGCTGCGTCAGGACCCCACCGAGCGGCCCGACTTCGAGGAGCTGCGCGGCTGGCTGCGTTCCCTGGTGCGCTCGGCGCCCGAGCCGGAGACGGGAGCCGGAGCCATACCGCTGCCGCCCTTCGACGAGGCACGGCTGCCGATCGTCCGTCGGCGCGGCGAGCTGGTGCGGCGTCGGCGCGGGGCGGCGGGGGCGGGCCGCCACCGCCACAAGCGCGGCAAGGACGTGCGCCCTCCGGCCCACCACGAGGACGCCCACGCGTACGAGGCCGACCACGGTCGGGGCGTCGATCACGAACCGGTCGGCCGCGGACGCGCCGAGCATGTACAGCCCGAATACCGCGAGGAGTTCCACGAGGAGATCCCGCAGCGCGCCCCCAGGGCCCCCCGTACCGGACGCTCGTCGTCCGCCGGGTCCGACGGCGCCTCGGGCTCGCCCCGGAACCTCGGCCGTACGCTCCTGATCCTGGTCTTCCTCCTGCTCGGCGGGGCCGTCGCGTACGCCGTCCTCTTCATGCCCGGTGACAAGGAGAAGCCCGCGGGACCGACCGCGCCCAGCACCGCGGGCCGGCCCCCGGCCACCGCCGGTCAGAGCCCCGGCTCCAACGGCACCACCGCGCCCACGGGCGGTCCTTCGGCGAAGCCGACCGCGCCGCGCACCACCCCGCCCCCCGCGGATCCTTCGGCGCCCGCGCCCGCCGCCGGATACGCCCTGCGGCAGGACCCGGAGGGCTTCCGCATCGGGGTGCCGAAGGGGTGGCGGCGCAGCGCCATCAACGACGCCGGTCAAGTGCGGTACACCGGCGGTGACTTCACGATGATCGTCGTGCCCGGCCGGGACGCCGTCCGGGAGAACGGCTCGGACCCGCTGGAGTACCAGAACTCCAGGGAACGCGAGCTGGACCCGTGGCGCACATCGAGCTGGTCGGGGGCGGAGAAGACCCGCCGGGTCGACATCGGCAGCACGGCGACGGCCACGGGGAGTTACTGGTGGCTGGACAGCACGGGCCGTCAGGTGTTCGTCCGCAACCTCGCGCTGCTCGACGGCGGTCGGTATCACGTCGTGCAGGTCATCGGCCCGCAGAGCGAGCGTGACAAGGTGTCGGAGATCTTCGACGAGGCCACGAAGGGGTTCCGGCCGGGACGCTGAACAGGCCGGGTCGTACACGGATCGCACACGGAGGGTACGCGCGACGGGCACACCGGGCACACGGAACGCACGCCTCACTCACGCCTCACTCACGCCTCACTCACGCCTCACTCACGTCTCACTCACGTCTCACGCACGCCCGGGGCGCACGCGACCCGCGCGTGACGCACGCGGGGCGCCGAAACGTCCACCGGCCCCCGGTCACAGTGCTGTTCCTATGGCAGCCCCGAGGTTCCGCCGCGCGTACCCCCCTCCGTAACCTGGCATCAGAAGGAACGGGCGGGGGCAAGTGGAACATTCTCAAAGCACAGGGTCCGGGCTGTTGCTCGCCGGTCGCTACCGGCTGGGCGAGTCCATCGGGCGCGGCGGCATGGGCAAGGTCTGGCGCGCGCACGACGAGGTGTTGCACCGCGTGGTGGCGGTGAAGGAGCTGACGGCCGGCCGGTTCGTGGCCGAGGCCGACCGGCTGGTGCTGCACGCCCGGACGCAGAAGGAGGCGCGGGCCGCCGCGCGGATCACGCACCCGGGCGTGGTGACCGTCCATGATGTCCTGGAGCACGACGACCGGCCGTGGATCGTGATGCAGTACGTCGACGGGCCCTCGCTCGCCGACGCCGCCAAGGAGTCCGGCACGATCGATCCCCACGAGGCGGCCAGGATCGGGCTGCACGTCCTCGGCGCGCTGCGTGCCGCGCACGCGGCCGGGGTGCTGCACCGGGACGTCAAGCCGGGCAACGTCCTGCTGGCGCGCGACGGCCGCGTCCTGATCACCGACTTCGGGATCGCGGCGATCGAAGGGGACGCGACGATCACTCGGACGGGTGAACTTGTCGGTTCCATCGACTATCTGGCGCCCGAGCGGGTGAGGGGCGGCGATCCCGGCCCGGCCTCCGACCTCTGGTCCCTCGGCGCCACCCTGTACACGGCGGTGGAGGGCACCTCGCCGTTCCGCCGCACGTCCCCCATCAGCACCATGCAGGCCGTGGTGGCCGAGGAACCGCCGTACCCGGAGAAGGCCGGCCCGCTGGCCTCCGTCATCGTGGCCCTGCTCCGCAAGGACCCCGACCAGCGACCGCAGGCGGACGAGGCCGGGCGGATGCTGCTCGACGCGATGGAGGGGCGCGCGCCGGAGGCCGCGCAGGCGTACGTGCCGACCCAGCGCGTGGCCAGGGAGGAGCTGGAGTCGGCGGGGGACGGACGGGGCTCCGTCCTCGGCCTGGTCGAACTGGGCGACGACGCCGACGTCGAAGGCGGCCGGGGTCACGAAGGCACCGGAGCGGGTACGGGTACGCGCGCAGGTACGGGTACGGGCACGGCGGATGCCACGGGCCCCTCGGGCACCTCCCGCCCGCCCACCCCGGCCCGCACGGCCCAATGGCCTCAGCCGCCTCACGGCCACCAGCCGTCCCAGGCCCACCAGCCCCCTCACCCGTACCAGCGGTCCCACCTCACCTCCCCGCCCACCCTGGCCCCCGCCCCCTCCGGCCGGGGCCGCTGGCGGACCGCCGTTCTCGCCGCCCTGCTCGCCGGGCTCGTCGCGGGCGGCGCCGTCTTCGCCGCGATGAACTACGTGGGCGGCGACGGAGGCGGCGGCGACGCCGGCCGGACCACGGCCGGCGGACCCGCCCCCTCCAAGCAGGGCCCCGGCACCGACATCCCGGTCGGCTGGCACCGCGTGGACGACCCGGAGGGCTTCAGCCTCCTCGTACCGGACGGCTGGAAGCGCCAGACCGAGGGCGACCAGATCGACTACACCCCGGACAACGGCAACCGCCGCATCCGGATCAGCATCGACCGGAAGCCCGACTTCGAGAATCCGTACATGCACGCCCTCGACCTGGAACGGGTCCTGGAGCGGCGGATGGACTACACCCGGATCAAGCTCGGCCAGGTCACCTACCGCGACCAGGTCCGTTCCTGTCAGTGGGAGTTCACCTGGACGGAGAAGAAGGACTTCCCGGGGCCCCGGCACGCGATCGACCTGATGTACTACGCGGACGACGGCACCGAGTACGCCCTGTACATGTCCTCGCCGGAGTCGAGCTGGGCGGAGACCCGGGAGCAGTTCGACATCGTCCTCCAGCACTGGCGGGCGCCGGGTGACTGACCGGCTCGGCCGGAGGCGCCGGATTTTCTCCGCGAAGGCCCTCCGGTGGCCGTAAGCCGCTGATCAGGCCTTATGTGCCAGTGATCGCTGGCGCAATGTGAGTACCCGGTGAAAACGCGTTA contains:
- a CDS encoding GuaB3 family IMP dehydrogenase-related protein, translated to MTEIEIGRGKRGRRAYAFDDIAVVPSRRTRDPKEVSIAWQIDAYRFELPFLAAPMDSVVSPQTAIRIGELGGLGVLNLEGLWTRYEDPQPLLDEIAQLDEASATRRLQEIYSAPIKEELIGQRIKEVRDSGVVTAAALSPQRTAQFSKAVVDAGVDLFVIRGTTVSAEHVSGASEPLNLKQFIYELDVPVIVGGCATYTAALHLMRTGAAGVLVGFGGGAAHTTRNVLGIQVPMATAVADVAAARRDYMDESGGRYVHVIADGGVGWSGDLPKAIACGADSVMIGSPLARATDAPGKGHHWGMEAVHEDVPRGKLVDLGIVGTTEEILAGPSHTPDGSMNFFGALRRAMATTGYSELKEFQRVEVTVADAQHKR
- a CDS encoding nucleotide sugar dehydrogenase, coding for MPADLAVIGLGHHGLPLAQAAAAAGVDTIGYDTDPRPVADLAAGRSPVDGSLTVPEIRRMLSGRFRPTADPTELGRVRTAVICAPTPLAPDRTLDLTTVTDAARALAARLRPHTTVLLESPVPPGTTEGLLRDLLEEGSGLRAGRDFHLAYSPGRLDPGSRTHGFAGTPKVIGGLTPACTESAAAFYGRLTDKVVRARGPREAETVKLLETNFRHVNIALVNEMAVLCHELGVDLWDVIRCAETKPFGFQAFRPGPGVGGHGVPVDTVGAHRPLRLVELAGQVNERMPQYVVQRAATLLNEHGKSARGARVLLLGITYKPDLPDRQGSPADEIARRLMDLGAAVSYHDPHVPDWRVRELPVPRADSLYEAAAHADLTVLLQQHRTYDLQGLSVKAQLLLDTRGATPTGSAHRL
- a CDS encoding glycerol-3-phosphate dehydrogenase/oxidase encodes the protein MRTATLGPAERTEALAAMAERELDVLVVGAGVVGAGTALDAVTRGLSTGIVEARDWASGTSSRSSKLIHGGLRYLEMLDFALVREALKERGLLLERLAPHLVKPVPFLYPLQHKGWERFYAGSGVALYDAMSLSSGHGRGLPVHRHLSRRSALRVAPCLRKDALVGALQYYDAQMDDARFVTTLVRTAASYGARAASRARVTGFLREGERVVGARVQDVEAGLAYEIRAKQIVNATGVWTDDTQALIGERGQFHVRASKGIHLVVPKDRIHSTTGLILRTEKSVLFVIPWGRHWIVGTTDTEWDLDKAHPAASSADIDYLLEHVNTVLSTPLTRDDVQGVYAGLRPLLAGESDATSKLSREHTVAHPVPGLVVVAGGKYTTYRVMAKDAVDEAVHGLDQRVAPCVTEDTPLLGAEGYRALWNARARIAARTGLHVVRVEHLLNRYGSLTEQILDLVAEDPALGEPLAAADDYLRAEIVYAASHEGARHLDDVLTRRTRISIETFDRGTRSARECAELMAPVLGWDDRQIEKEVEHYEKRVEAERESQRQPDDLTADAARLGAPDIVPI
- a CDS encoding protein kinase domain-containing protein, translated to MSEAEQSRDTAKDPRRDAAAGAATDGDRGVVPAAREPERDVRDADEDAQVSRGARDSEDGRGSDPEPRSEPKPGLDSGPGSEPGSASGPGSAPESASGPEGAKGPQDVPSDGAKGPQDVPSDGATGPAGSGTGTGAGGGGDDAALAGRLRGTEPSTGRAGFGAGDGDGGSDRRSAPGAASARGTGGDRMRKAAAGEGRLLAGRYRLGAVLGRGGMGTVWRAVDETLGRTVAVKELRFPTSIDDDEKRRLITRTLREAKAIARIRNNGAVTVYDVVDEDDRPWIVMELIEGKSLADAVREDGTLTPRRAAEVGLAILDVLRSAHREGILHRDVKPSNVLIAEDGRVVLTDFGIAQVEGDPSITSTGMLVGAPSYISPERARGHKPGPAADMWSLGGLIYAAVEGSPPYDKGSAIATLTAVMTEPVDPPKNAGPELEKVIYGLLAKDPAQRLDDAGARVLLRAVLDAPAAAPQVSPEVTRVVPLPPRPEGTPGAPVGPAAPAAGQDRTTDAADRMRGALKSVRNAAASVKPESTPVAHGNAHAGAGSAQQRGTGRPAPARAPLTDVVPRRTLVIIAAVVVLALLGTILAVSLGGGDEGDQGKGDGGTTSSAGASAGGDGSGGAGADGGKGQTSGGPGQQGGVQPGDSGSNGSTGANGTTGATNGANGTNGNGVTPSGKPGGAGAQLPAGYTLVTSDRFHFSMAMPSTFRVRSIPGYSGGGIFSESGGFPRIQVDFNGSPKDDAASAWELGKIGVAATSKNYKHFGIRTVSYKGYPTVADWEFERTQQGMTVHVLNRGFKVDAKRGYSIMISCKADEWNGAECRTLRETAFATFSPKD